The Grus americana isolate bGruAme1 chromosome 5, bGruAme1.mat, whole genome shotgun sequence region GGGTGGAATGTCACCATCCAGGTGAAGGTCCAGCTGTGACCTCAGATGCAGTTTCTGGCCAATTTGTAGAAGAACCATCAGCAAGGACAAAGCCGCGGCGTTGGCTCCGGGGACCCGGAGCTAACGCCTTGTCGTGGGCACACATCCGTTAGCACGTTGCCAGAAGTGTGTCCCAACCAAAATCTTTCTGGGACGCGTTGTCTTTACACCTACTGATCTTTTCCTTGTTGGATGATCAGTAATAGGTCCATGCTTTGTGTGGCAATTGGACTGAGTTATGACTCCAGGTCATCGCACGGCTGAGGTGGAAGATGCTCTACTGTCCAACTGAAAACAGTAGACAaagaatttttaacatttaatcgAGACACACCTTTTATGTTTAATGAACTATACAATTTCTGGAAGAACATGTAGCTTACATAACAACAAAGtgaataaattttatattttaaaataagcagcttTGTAAACCGTGGTTTTCCTAAAAGATCTCTAATGAATAATGAATGACTGCAATGGCAACCGGTTAAAACCAGCTTTAAGCTGGCGTGAAGTGAAATGCTATAAAGCTTTTAATCAAAGTTTCTGATGGAGTTTTCATGAAAAGTAGAGGCGTTTGGACAATTTCCCTGAGAAACATGACATCTGAAGTGCCTTGTTCTATATAACTCAGGAGGAGGGACAAGAATCGTTAACACACAGCAAAGGAAACCATCGCTCCTTTCTGCTGCGTCCTTCCATCCCCTGCGCACAGGGATACATCAGGGAAGGCTGGATGCGGTGCTGCAGCTGTGTTTAGGGCACTGGGTGGGGAAAAACCCagatctcttctccctgtgaCATTACCGTGGTAATTGCCATGGCCAGCATCACCTGGGACCTCCACCCACACCCTCTGCCCAGGGCTCAGGGCACTATTTAAGCTCAGCCCTGGGTCTTTAACCACTTTCAGAGTTGTGCTTGGTCTGGTCCTGGTCCATTCTTCAGTTTCCCTGGCTTGAATTTGGCCCTCGGTTTCCCCTGGGCTATCgatggaagctgctgctgagctcgGGCGCTGTGGGACCATGCCCCACGTCACGGCCTCCTTCAGCTCCCAGTCTGCCTTCCCTTAGGAGTAACTGGTCCTCGCTGCTCCCTGAGCCGTGTTGCGTTGTGCAAATAGCACAAATGACGTGAGACAAGACCCTCTAGTGTCCAAGCTGTGGATAAAGCAGGCTCTTATGGAAGGTAGGTGTTATAAAGATCTCCCCCTCACCTTTTTCTGTGTCTGCCTCTTAAGAAAAATGAACTCTGCTCGGCTTTGTGCTCCAGGGGGGTTTTATTTTACTCTACATTGGGTATCCACAATTTGACTCTTAcatctgaacaaaaaaaaaagtttggattATTGGTATAATAACACAGCGGGTGTGCTTAGGTCACGATTTCTATGGTCATCTAAAAGAAATTGTGCTACGAGTATTTATCTTTagctatgaaaaaaaccaatgTCTGGACTAACTTGGATGCAGTCATGTGCAAATTAACATTAAATGACAGTTCTCTCTACGGGGACCCAGCCTCCCAGCCCTTACTGCTCAAGGTCTCTAACAGGTTGCAGTCAGTTGTCTCTGCTTTGGAGACCATGAGATTCTGCAGCATCCCTCGGTGGTACCTTCTCAGCTACACGGCTGTCTTGGGGAGCAAATATCATTTACAACCGTGCCACAACAAGAACTCCTTGCCAACAGGGGGGAATACcactcccagctgctgcttctcctcctgaAACAGATGTGAGATGCAGGTCTCTCCCACAGAACAGGCTTGTTTGGCTGAGCTAGGCGCCTCGCGGCTGTAGGAAGCGAGGTGTAGGATGAGATCCAGGCGGGTGGCTGGGAGCGCTGCTACGCTGCCGGGTACAGGCAGAGACAAACCAGAGCTGGACGGGCAAACCCCAGGGCTGAGAGTGCCTGGGAGTTCAGCAGGACACCCCGGCTGCTCGGGTGGGGGTCCCCTCCGGGTCAGGAGGCAAAGCAGCGGAGGTTTTTCAGCACAGACGCAGCTATGCTGCCTCCAGGCTGGGACGTTCTGGTCCCTCCATGATTTAGCATCTTCCTGATGTCAGATCACAGCTCTCATACTCTGCCAGCTCAGGgctctccatctcccctcccttccttgcCATGGCACATTCCCCTGGAAGCAAAtgagatttgtattttttttttttttcccctccttgtaGTTGGCCTGAAGTGAGGTGGTGGGTTTTTATATACTTCCCCAAAAACCTCCAGTCCTCCTTGAACTTGCCTCTGGAGGAATCGCTGCTTGAATCAGTGCAACTTCTGAAGAAGCTAAGCTTAAGAGAGAAATCCCTTACGAGCTTATTTTTACCACCTCCTACGATATTGGATAATTTCCCACAAAAGATGACAAGGAAAAGTTTATCAGAGGCCCGTAATGACAGGACGTTGGGTAATGTTGAGTGCCTGCAGATTTTAAAGCATGCTTAAAACTTGCTGTACCTGCTCCTGTAAATACACATGGTTCCTTAGCCCTCCCGACGGCTGACCTAAGACTGTTCAAAACGAGAAGCAGCAGGAGTTTTATCAACCGACTGGGGTCAGTTTGGTCAGCAGGCAACTCGCACAAATGTTATTTGCCGTGGTTTTTCTAAGCGCGTCCTTGACCTCCTTGTTCCTCAAGCTGTAGATCAGAGGGTTGAGCATAGGGACGATGAGAGTGTAAAACACGGCGGTGACTTTCTCCATCTCCAGTGAGTACTTGGAGCCTGGTTGCATGTGGCTCAGCCCCGCGGGGACGTAGAACAAGGTAACGGTCAGGAGGTGGGAGGCACAGGTGGAGAAGGCTTTGTGCCTTCCTTCGGTGGACCTAATCCTCAGGATGGAGAAGAGGATGTACGCGTaggagatgatgatgatgaagagcACGGACATGGAAATGGTGCCGTTGAAGGTGACAAGCAAAAGCTCATTGAGGTGGTCGTCAGAGCAGGTGAGCTTCAGCAGAGGGTTAGTGTCGCAGAAGTAATGGTTGATGACACTGGGTCCGCAAAAAGGCAACGGCAGCAAGCAACACGTTTGGATGAGTGAGTTCAGAATCCCCCCAACGTACGACCCGGCCACCAGCTGAACGCAGACGCTCTTGGGCATGGAGACAGCGTAGAGCAGCGGCTTGCAAATGGCTACGTAGCGGTCGTATGCCATCACAGCCAGCAAGAACACCTCTGTGGTCACAAAcataaggaagaagaaatgctggGCAAAGCAGGCGGCGTAagaaatggttttcttttccaccaAGAAGCCAATAAGCAGCTTTGGAGAAAAGACGGAGGAGTAGCAAAGATCAACAACAGACAGattgcagaggaagaagtacatgggagTGTGCAGCCGGGGGCTTGTCTTGATCAATGTCAGCAGCCCGAGATTGCCCATCAGGGTGACGAGATAAATCATTAAGAAGATTACGAAGAGAAGAGC contains the following coding sequences:
- the LOC129206702 gene encoding olfactory receptor 1052-like, which encodes MAQGNRTVVTHFILLGLTSEPKLQALLFVIFLMIYLVTLMGNLGLLTLIKTSPRLHTPMYFFLCNLSVVDLCYSSVFSPKLLIGFLVEKKTISYAACFAQHFFFLMFVTTEVFLLAVMAYDRYVAICKPLLYAVSMPKSVCVQLVAGSYVGGILNSLIQTCCLLPLPFCGPSVINHYFCDTNPLLKLTCSDDHLNELLLVTFNGTISMSVLFIIIISYAYILFSILRIRSTEGRHKAFSTCASHLLTVTLFYVPAGLSHMQPGSKYSLEMEKVTAVFYTLIVPMLNPLIYSLRNKEVKDALRKTTANNICASCLLTKLTPVG